In a genomic window of Myxococcus fulvus:
- the tagF gene encoding type VI secretion system-associated protein TagF produces MLGVVGRNQVALLGKAPCQGDFIRWNAADAVSQAFHRWLEESHEAVRRANTQLPSEPTCFVFTMPGGRQALVGTLATSTDKVGRVFPLAVYVAVDAAGAAEQFPSIPDSFRAFFAAGARLLADAATLSASELESRVEALSAVSSADAMGASAQRRRLESLPAGPLVQRLQGDGAAPGVAYYAFNTFLKACQAERGKEPAKPGVTLECPFPEALGPFCWAELAKRQLGWRSMPPAMFWHLGPSPRLLLSIGTPGVALLMHLAKPEHSSMKVWPLLTRQQSAIDSAQKALSPARRQALEDPTTPVESLLAAFGT; encoded by the coding sequence ATGCTCGGGGTAGTCGGTCGCAACCAGGTGGCGCTCCTGGGCAAGGCGCCGTGTCAGGGAGACTTCATCCGCTGGAACGCGGCGGATGCCGTGTCGCAGGCCTTCCACCGGTGGCTGGAGGAGTCGCACGAGGCGGTGCGGCGCGCCAACACCCAGCTGCCCTCGGAGCCCACGTGCTTCGTCTTCACCATGCCCGGCGGACGCCAGGCGCTGGTGGGCACGCTGGCGACGAGCACGGACAAGGTGGGCCGCGTCTTCCCGCTCGCCGTGTACGTCGCCGTCGACGCGGCGGGCGCGGCGGAGCAGTTCCCCTCGATTCCCGACAGCTTCCGGGCCTTCTTCGCCGCCGGCGCGCGCCTGCTCGCGGACGCCGCGACGCTGTCCGCCAGCGAGCTGGAGTCGCGCGTGGAGGCGCTCTCCGCGGTGTCCTCCGCGGACGCCATGGGCGCGAGCGCGCAGCGCCGACGGCTGGAGTCGCTCCCCGCGGGTCCGCTCGTCCAGCGACTGCAGGGCGACGGCGCCGCGCCCGGCGTGGCCTACTACGCGTTCAACACCTTCCTGAAGGCCTGCCAGGCCGAGCGCGGCAAGGAGCCCGCGAAGCCGGGCGTGACGCTGGAGTGTCCGTTCCCGGAGGCGCTCGGGCCCTTCTGCTGGGCGGAGCTGGCGAAGCGGCAGCTGGGCTGGCGCTCGATGCCCCCGGCGATGTTCTGGCACCTGGGGCCGTCGCCACGGCTGCTGTTGTCCATCGGCACGCCGGGCGTCGCGCTGCTGATGCACCTGGCGAAGCCCGAGCACTCCAGCATGAAGGTGTGGCCGCTGCTCACCCGGCAGCAGTCCGCCATCGACAGCGCGCAGAAGGCGCTCTCTCCCGCGAGGCGACAGGCGCTCGAGGACCCCACCACCCCGGTGGAGTCCCTGCTCGCCGCGTTCGGGACCTGA
- the tssM gene encoding type VI secretion system membrane subunit TssM, which yields MLLLTLFIAVFIVMVWTVVILFSLPLWGAIVPTVLLVAIVIGAYLYQRHLASKAARDIERELGVQADAQLQSVRPDQQEEIQAMQAEFSKALQSLKSSKLARARQGKDALSVLPWYMIIGPPGSGKSTALRNSGIQFPYLSARGGGVKGVGGTRNCEWWLTNEGVILDTAGRYTTEDDDREEWLSFLDMLKRNRPRKPVNGLVVAVSVGELIGIDEEQTVQLAQTIRERVDEVMERLKMIVPVYVMFTKCDLLAGFVDLFGDLAKTERGQIWGFTLRPEDAREAIGETFAVRFDELAEVVEQRSIVRLGSERHPETRERIFRFPQQFEGLRGNLIEFVQALFAENVYADTPVMRGVYFTSGTQEGSPIDRVMNKMAEAFGIRRTTTPSGSRPAVESRSYFLRDMFADVVFPDQNLAMRSSAEVQRQKRMQLAYAGGCLAVALLILLFPAMSFFENRKFIQTTRVMAQALKLEEANKEGGAGKMVDAMMPMRQQLDQLLLWKEDGPPTGMRFGMYRGDDLLGPLGAFYGATVRRVLVDPVLTGDLKDAKTWVAKSREDERPSANSYALYFDRLKLHLLLSGPRTPREPELGEAEREWIVNSLRERWGRKAGFTESAHRTTQMANHIDLYVKLLAQDSTLAFTRNDQVVRDVRVVLDRLPFSELALAQLISEVSRKKDQYDVTLSSILGSSAQHIKDGHIKEPQDAPGRVRAAFTRRAWEKIVAPKLEHPLQGADIWVLDKDADSTNEIELARQERALRSAYYKQYIEEWQEFLSKLSMKAPTDTTVALAMLEDLTRGEPPLLGKLFRAVAFNVRLGGEQEEGKSDAEGMLDKLKQKLGPKGKAIETGVRFANGKLADDGPPSEEEVRDYTADDVEPAFAGLLKFGAAPPQAKGPDAPPPEAIPLDIYQEQLQFLRDAQRASMESQSETAAMMTRVQTARVSIQTLIQAQEGWRPLIHSLLWPPIEAISELTIKEQGGKASDQWCSEVANAFKQKLAGHYPFNRNGQDAAVADVGDFYRFESGTLWGFYGGVLKSHVEQSGTRFKFVTRAGRAGGNMYYGSVLSFLARSREISESLFAPRDAEPGVKFAFHIRPSPKLSSIRFTVDGQTVEYNNGPEEWHNFEWPGKGGKAVGATIRVRNNQGKTETLEQEGEWGLFRLMEEGTPSVAGAGRTFSVTWAMPSLDTEVVIDFRPTRSASPFFGVSTGRTPKMMQPFRAPGMSPPRVIAKGGVGCSG from the coding sequence ATGCTGCTGCTCACTTTGTTCATCGCGGTCTTCATCGTCATGGTGTGGACCGTCGTCATCCTGTTCAGCCTGCCGCTGTGGGGCGCCATCGTCCCCACCGTGCTGCTGGTGGCCATCGTCATCGGCGCGTACCTGTACCAGCGCCACCTGGCGTCCAAGGCCGCGCGCGACATCGAGCGGGAGCTGGGCGTTCAGGCGGACGCCCAGCTGCAGAGCGTGCGGCCGGATCAGCAGGAGGAGATCCAGGCCATGCAGGCCGAGTTCTCCAAGGCGCTCCAGTCGCTCAAGTCCTCCAAGCTGGCGCGCGCCAGGCAGGGCAAGGACGCGCTGTCGGTGCTGCCCTGGTACATGATCATCGGCCCGCCGGGCTCCGGGAAGAGCACGGCGCTGCGCAACTCGGGCATCCAGTTCCCGTACCTGTCGGCGCGCGGCGGCGGCGTGAAGGGCGTGGGCGGCACGCGCAACTGCGAGTGGTGGCTGACCAACGAGGGCGTCATCCTCGACACGGCCGGCCGGTACACCACGGAGGACGATGACCGCGAGGAGTGGCTGAGCTTCCTGGACATGCTCAAGCGCAACCGCCCGCGCAAGCCGGTCAACGGACTGGTGGTGGCGGTGAGCGTGGGTGAGCTCATCGGCATCGACGAGGAGCAGACGGTGCAGCTCGCGCAGACCATCCGCGAGCGCGTGGACGAGGTGATGGAACGGTTGAAGATGATCGTCCCCGTCTACGTGATGTTCACCAAGTGCGACCTGCTCGCGGGCTTCGTGGACCTCTTCGGCGACCTGGCGAAGACGGAGCGCGGGCAGATCTGGGGCTTCACGCTGCGGCCCGAGGACGCGCGCGAGGCCATCGGTGAGACGTTCGCGGTGCGCTTCGACGAGCTGGCGGAGGTGGTGGAGCAGCGCTCCATCGTGCGCCTGGGCTCGGAGCGGCACCCGGAGACGCGCGAGCGCATCTTCCGCTTCCCCCAGCAGTTCGAGGGGCTGCGCGGCAACCTCATCGAGTTCGTGCAGGCCCTGTTCGCGGAGAACGTCTACGCGGACACGCCGGTGATGCGCGGGGTGTACTTCACCAGCGGCACCCAGGAAGGCAGCCCCATCGACCGGGTGATGAACAAGATGGCGGAGGCCTTCGGCATCCGTCGCACCACCACGCCCTCGGGCAGCCGCCCCGCGGTGGAGTCCCGCTCCTACTTCCTGCGGGACATGTTCGCGGACGTGGTGTTCCCGGACCAGAACCTGGCGATGCGCAGCTCCGCGGAGGTGCAGCGCCAGAAGCGCATGCAGCTGGCGTACGCCGGAGGCTGCCTCGCGGTCGCCCTGCTCATCCTGCTGTTCCCGGCGATGTCCTTCTTCGAGAACCGCAAGTTCATCCAGACGACTCGGGTGATGGCGCAGGCCCTCAAGCTGGAGGAGGCCAACAAGGAGGGCGGCGCCGGGAAGATGGTCGACGCGATGATGCCCATGCGGCAGCAGTTGGACCAGCTGCTCCTGTGGAAGGAGGACGGCCCGCCCACCGGGATGCGCTTCGGCATGTACCGGGGCGACGACCTCCTGGGGCCGCTCGGCGCGTTCTACGGCGCCACCGTGCGCCGCGTGCTGGTGGACCCGGTGCTCACGGGGGACCTCAAGGACGCGAAGACCTGGGTGGCGAAGTCGCGCGAGGACGAGCGGCCCTCGGCGAACTCATACGCGCTCTACTTCGACCGGCTGAAGCTGCACCTGCTGCTCTCCGGACCTCGCACGCCCCGCGAGCCGGAGCTGGGTGAGGCGGAGCGCGAGTGGATCGTCAACAGCCTCCGGGAGCGGTGGGGGCGCAAGGCGGGCTTCACCGAGAGCGCCCACCGCACGACGCAGATGGCGAACCACATCGACCTGTACGTGAAGCTGCTGGCGCAGGACTCCACGCTCGCCTTCACGCGCAACGACCAGGTGGTGCGCGACGTGCGCGTGGTGCTGGACCGGCTGCCGTTCTCCGAGCTCGCGCTGGCGCAGCTCATCTCGGAGGTGTCGCGCAAGAAGGACCAGTACGACGTCACCCTCTCCTCGATCCTGGGCAGCTCCGCCCAGCACATCAAGGACGGCCATATCAAGGAGCCCCAGGATGCCCCCGGGCGCGTGCGCGCCGCCTTCACGCGCAGGGCCTGGGAGAAGATCGTGGCGCCCAAGCTGGAGCACCCGCTGCAGGGCGCGGACATCTGGGTCCTGGACAAGGACGCCGACTCCACCAACGAAATCGAGCTGGCGCGCCAGGAGCGGGCGCTGCGCTCCGCCTACTACAAGCAGTACATCGAGGAGTGGCAGGAGTTCCTCAGCAAGCTGAGCATGAAAGCGCCCACGGACACGACGGTGGCGCTGGCCATGCTGGAGGACCTCACCCGTGGCGAGCCGCCCCTGCTGGGAAAGCTCTTCCGCGCCGTGGCCTTCAACGTGCGGCTGGGCGGCGAGCAGGAGGAGGGCAAGTCCGACGCGGAGGGCATGCTCGACAAGCTCAAGCAGAAGCTGGGCCCCAAGGGGAAGGCCATCGAGACGGGGGTGCGGTTCGCCAACGGGAAGCTCGCCGATGACGGGCCGCCGAGCGAAGAGGAAGTGCGCGACTACACCGCGGACGACGTGGAGCCGGCCTTCGCGGGCCTCTTGAAGTTCGGCGCCGCGCCACCGCAGGCCAAGGGGCCCGATGCGCCTCCTCCCGAGGCCATCCCCCTGGACATCTACCAGGAGCAGCTGCAGTTCCTTCGCGACGCGCAGCGCGCCTCCATGGAGAGCCAGTCGGAGACGGCCGCGATGATGACGCGGGTGCAGACGGCGCGCGTGAGCATCCAGACGCTCATCCAGGCGCAGGAGGGGTGGCGCCCGCTCATCCATTCGCTGCTGTGGCCGCCCATCGAGGCCATCTCCGAATTGACCATCAAGGAGCAGGGCGGCAAGGCGAGCGACCAGTGGTGCAGTGAGGTGGCCAACGCCTTCAAGCAGAAGCTGGCGGGACACTACCCCTTCAACCGCAACGGGCAGGACGCGGCTGTGGCGGACGTGGGGGACTTCTATCGCTTCGAGTCCGGCACGCTGTGGGGCTTCTACGGCGGCGTGCTCAAGAGCCACGTCGAGCAGTCGGGGACGCGCTTCAAGTTCGTCACGCGCGCGGGCCGCGCGGGCGGCAACATGTACTACGGCTCCGTGCTCTCGTTCCTCGCGCGCTCGCGGGAGATCTCCGAGTCGCTCTTCGCCCCGCGCGACGCCGAGCCGGGAGTGAAGTTCGCCTTCCACATCCGCCCCTCGCCGAAGCTGTCCTCCATCCGCTTCACGGTGGACGGACAGACGGTCGAGTACAACAACGGCCCCGAGGAGTGGCACAACTTCGAGTGGCCGGGGAAGGGTGGCAAGGCGGTGGGGGCCACCATCCGCGTGCGCAACAACCAGGGCAAGACGGAGACGCTCGAGCAGGAGGGCGAGTGGGGCTTGTTCCGCCTGATGGAGGAGGGCACGCCGAGTGTCGCGGGCGCCGGACGGACGTTCTCGGTGACGTGGGCGATGCCCTCGCTGGACACCGAGGTCGTCATCGACTTCCGGCCGACGCGCAGCGCCTCGCCGTTCTTCGGCGTGTCCACGGGCCGCACCCCCAAGATGATGCAGCCATTCCGCGCGCCGGGGATGAGTCCTCCACGCGTCATCGCGAAGGGAGGCGTGGGATGCTCGGGGTAG
- a CDS encoding DotU family type IV/VI secretion system protein, with amino-acid sequence MDRINSITQECFGALLQLRQFGDHALPSAELVHRQLRTFFDRLLKRAGELGFNHQDAQEIAYPIVALADELALARADTFREYWLANLLQFHYFRENRAGDGFFTRLEEVRKDSQRTEILRVYYLCLIFGFKGRFRVRGGELELMQLTETLQRELARTHKFDTETLSPHGDRPPDSAVSAKRTLPLLAISAAAVVFALLVYTGLRIGLSSSVSSLVEEVAASSPQQP; translated from the coding sequence ATGGACCGGATCAATTCCATCACGCAGGAGTGCTTCGGGGCACTGCTGCAGCTGAGGCAGTTCGGGGACCATGCGCTCCCCTCGGCGGAGCTCGTGCACCGGCAGCTGCGCACGTTCTTCGACCGGCTGCTCAAGCGCGCCGGGGAGCTGGGCTTCAACCACCAGGACGCGCAGGAGATTGCCTATCCCATCGTCGCGCTCGCCGACGAGCTGGCCCTGGCGCGCGCGGACACCTTCCGGGAGTACTGGCTGGCGAACCTGCTCCAGTTCCACTACTTCCGGGAGAACCGCGCCGGTGACGGGTTCTTCACGCGGCTGGAGGAGGTGCGCAAGGACTCGCAGCGCACCGAAATCCTCCGCGTCTACTACCTGTGCCTCATCTTCGGCTTCAAGGGCCGCTTCCGGGTGCGGGGCGGCGAGCTGGAGCTGATGCAGCTGACCGAGACGCTGCAGCGGGAGCTGGCCCGCACGCACAAGTTCGACACCGAGACGCTCTCACCCCATGGAGACCGCCCGCCCGACAGCGCGGTGAGCGCCAAGCGCACGCTGCCCCTGTTGGCCATCTCCGCCGCCGCGGTGGTCTTCGCGCTGCTGGTCTACACCGGCCTGCGCATCGGCCTGTCCAGCAGCGTGTCCTCCCTCGTCGAGGAGGTCGCGGCCTCCTCTCCCCAGCAGCCCTAG
- the tssK gene encoding type VI secretion system baseplate subunit TssK translates to MKTPQRVVWSEGMFMNPQHLQQSDLYHEGLLAARLAALTPYDWGVVEQEVDEKALAAGQLQLLRFSGILPDGLPLTFERGQPEAPQTRPIEEHFSANKRSLDVYLGVAREREGIASYGAPDESTTSPRFSLVNRTVQDLAAAESAVPVAFAQRNLRLLFGTEPREDYDVIKIAELVRDKTGGVALASNYIPPCLRVSASPFILERMRSILKAMQGKQRELADGRRHRDATALEFTAGDVTKYLQLSALNGLIPQVAHVVEVADLNPQMVYLLLCQAAGQLSTFSAEADPGDLPKFQYTNLRATFEGLFQVLTKLLDVVAIEQCITVSLEPRKDGMHLGRIEDERFLKCSQFILAVRSDLPEADVAKSLPVLSKIANFAEIRDIIKAAAPGVPVEVTFRPPAEVPVKPGVVYFSLESGDPYWKNVMSEQNVAVYLPRPFEPSKTKLELLAVPKGGSGGPAPKKNAVSR, encoded by the coding sequence ATGAAGACGCCGCAGCGGGTCGTCTGGTCCGAGGGGATGTTCATGAATCCCCAGCACCTGCAGCAGTCGGACCTCTACCACGAGGGCCTGCTGGCGGCCCGGCTCGCCGCGCTGACGCCGTACGACTGGGGCGTGGTGGAGCAGGAGGTGGACGAGAAGGCGCTCGCCGCGGGCCAGCTCCAGCTCCTGCGCTTCTCCGGCATCCTCCCGGATGGCCTGCCGCTGACCTTCGAGCGCGGCCAGCCCGAGGCCCCGCAGACGCGGCCCATCGAGGAGCACTTCAGCGCCAACAAGCGCTCGCTGGACGTGTACCTGGGCGTGGCGCGCGAGCGCGAGGGCATCGCCAGCTACGGCGCGCCGGACGAGTCCACCACGTCGCCGCGCTTCTCCCTGGTCAACCGCACGGTGCAGGACCTGGCGGCGGCCGAGTCCGCGGTGCCGGTGGCCTTCGCGCAGCGAAACCTCCGGCTGCTCTTCGGCACCGAGCCGCGCGAGGACTACGACGTCATCAAGATCGCGGAGCTGGTGCGCGACAAGACGGGCGGCGTCGCGCTCGCGAGCAACTACATCCCCCCGTGCCTGCGCGTGTCGGCCTCGCCCTTCATCCTGGAGCGCATGCGCAGCATCCTCAAGGCGATGCAGGGCAAGCAGCGGGAGCTGGCGGATGGGCGCCGGCACCGCGACGCCACCGCGCTCGAGTTCACCGCCGGGGACGTGACGAAGTACCTGCAGCTGAGCGCGCTCAACGGGCTCATCCCCCAGGTGGCGCACGTGGTGGAGGTCGCGGACCTCAACCCGCAGATGGTGTACCTGCTCCTGTGCCAGGCGGCGGGCCAGCTCTCCACGTTCTCCGCGGAGGCGGACCCGGGGGACCTGCCCAAGTTCCAGTACACGAACCTGCGCGCCACCTTCGAGGGCCTGTTCCAGGTGCTCACGAAGCTCCTGGACGTGGTGGCCATCGAGCAGTGCATCACCGTGTCGCTGGAGCCGCGCAAGGACGGCATGCACCTGGGGCGCATCGAGGACGAGCGCTTCCTGAAGTGCTCGCAGTTCATCCTCGCGGTGCGCAGCGACCTGCCCGAGGCGGACGTCGCCAAGAGCCTGCCGGTGCTGTCGAAGATCGCCAACTTCGCGGAGATACGCGACATCATCAAGGCCGCCGCCCCGGGGGTACCGGTGGAGGTCACCTTCCGCCCGCCCGCCGAGGTGCCGGTGAAGCCGGGCGTCGTGTACTTCTCGCTCGAGAGCGGCGACCCCTACTGGAAGAACGTGATGAGCGAGCAGAACGTGGCCGTGTACCTGCCGCGTCCGTTCGAGCCGTCGAAGACGAAGCTGGAGCTGCTCGCGGTCCCCAAGGGGGGAAGCGGGGGGCCTGCGCCGAAGAAGAACGCCGTCAGTCGTTGA
- the tssJ gene encoding type VI secretion system lipoprotein TssJ, whose product MTLLWGLLAGACAHNPPPPAACEQPPPFLIQLEAGTRLNPDDQGRSLPTNVQVYQLKDSRRFEAAEFQDLWQRPKEVLEEDLLAVDELTLEPGQRLSREVNRAPKAEYLAVVGVFRRPAGVVWRDVERLPAVKPEDCRPGAPRETSLRFLVEDYRVEARAGEVRR is encoded by the coding sequence GTGACGCTGCTCTGGGGGCTGCTCGCAGGTGCTTGTGCCCACAACCCGCCGCCCCCGGCGGCGTGTGAGCAGCCGCCCCCATTCCTCATCCAACTGGAGGCCGGCACGCGACTGAACCCGGATGACCAGGGCCGCTCGCTGCCGACGAACGTGCAGGTCTACCAGCTCAAGGACTCGCGCCGCTTCGAGGCCGCGGAGTTCCAGGACCTCTGGCAGCGCCCCAAGGAGGTGCTGGAGGAGGACCTGCTCGCCGTGGACGAGCTCACCCTGGAGCCGGGCCAGCGCCTGTCGCGTGAGGTGAACCGCGCGCCCAAGGCGGAGTACCTCGCCGTGGTGGGCGTGTTCCGGCGTCCCGCGGGCGTGGTGTGGCGCGACGTGGAGAGGCTGCCCGCGGTGAAGCCGGAGGACTGCCGCCCGGGCGCGCCGCGCGAGACGTCGCTGCGCTTCCTCGTCGAGGACTATCGCGTCGAGGCCCGGGCCGGCGAGGTCCGCAGATGA
- a CDS encoding type VI secretion system Vgr family protein has translation MEVRAHIDHASLPAEAIVLRATAREGLSELFDVELEFACDDPNLDLTALIGTAGTLRLSPTFSEGSFEERCFHGVVEEAEYRSRLATHGFVYRLRLRPRLHGLRYRSRSQIFQDMTAVEIIQAVLEKAGLPADSTEWHLSRDYMKREYCTQWKESDLDFVLRLLEDEGIFFWFEHLPTEHVLKLADDPSAYEPILGTPALGFTRDSLIHAEDERVAELTFTSRLVHGLYTTRDWNWRSPSEPLEAEERSSEADFPRYEYPGTFSSPSDGVRRARNRLSGLVQERMVLEARSNSFRLQPGRLFSLLDALPSFLCQEYLLLQVTHDYALVQADDGESTRFGTRVRAIPSAGADFRPPRRTPRPRVWGKESAVVTGPPGEEIHVDEFGRIKVHFYWDREGKVDDTASCWMRVQQQNTSGSMILPRVGWEMEVGFLDGDPDRPVVLQKLYNQETMPPYALPDERTQSTLQSATSPGGGSTNEVRIQDGNGGMEFFIHSSKDFKLVTGHDLSEDIVNNAQEEVGDQSTSLVGGDESVDIGANQGLSVTSNAVLETTGSKVVQVGAVDDWGVTGNFSQTVDGKRSDTIGGPMNVLANHVLETFNADCSRTVGAALSINAATAIVETVGGAKTESVGGAKVEVLKGAKSEDVGAAKVLTTGLADFKTGEDIILEAVGAVAVTSAGPISEKVGKDFAMSAKTVTLTAPGGAKLKGGGKVFELSGSTLTVDAEGLKGGAKVQLKGKIHFKK, from the coding sequence ATGGAGGTGCGTGCCCATATCGACCATGCGAGCCTTCCCGCGGAAGCCATTGTGTTGCGGGCCACGGCTCGCGAGGGATTGTCCGAGCTCTTCGACGTGGAGCTCGAGTTCGCCTGTGATGATCCAAACCTGGACCTGACGGCCCTCATCGGGACCGCGGGGACGCTGAGGCTCTCCCCCACCTTCTCCGAGGGCAGCTTCGAGGAGCGCTGCTTCCACGGCGTCGTGGAGGAGGCGGAGTACCGCTCCAGGCTCGCGACCCATGGCTTCGTCTACCGGCTGCGCCTGCGGCCCCGGCTGCACGGCCTGCGCTATCGCAGCCGCAGCCAGATATTCCAGGACATGACGGCGGTGGAGATCATCCAGGCCGTCCTGGAGAAGGCGGGCCTGCCGGCCGATTCCACCGAGTGGCACCTGTCCCGCGATTACATGAAGCGGGAGTACTGCACCCAGTGGAAGGAGAGCGACCTGGACTTCGTGCTCCGGCTGCTGGAGGACGAGGGCATCTTCTTCTGGTTCGAGCACCTGCCCACCGAGCACGTGCTGAAGCTCGCGGACGACCCTTCAGCCTACGAGCCCATCCTGGGGACGCCCGCGCTCGGCTTCACGCGCGACTCGCTCATCCACGCGGAGGACGAGCGCGTGGCGGAGCTCACCTTCACCTCGCGACTGGTGCACGGCCTGTACACCACGCGGGACTGGAACTGGCGCAGCCCCAGCGAGCCGCTGGAGGCCGAGGAGCGCTCCAGCGAGGCGGACTTCCCGCGCTACGAATACCCGGGCACCTTCTCCAGCCCCTCGGATGGCGTCCGCCGCGCGCGCAACCGCCTGAGCGGGCTGGTGCAGGAGCGGATGGTCCTGGAGGCGCGCAGCAACAGCTTCCGGCTCCAGCCCGGGCGCCTGTTCTCCCTGCTCGACGCCCTCCCCTCCTTCCTCTGCCAGGAGTACCTGCTCCTGCAGGTCACCCACGACTACGCGCTGGTCCAGGCCGACGACGGGGAGTCCACCCGCTTCGGCACCCGCGTTCGGGCCATCCCCTCGGCGGGCGCGGACTTCCGGCCCCCGCGGCGCACCCCACGCCCGCGCGTGTGGGGCAAGGAGAGCGCGGTCGTCACGGGCCCGCCGGGCGAGGAGATCCACGTCGACGAGTTCGGGCGCATCAAGGTCCACTTCTACTGGGACCGCGAGGGCAAGGTGGACGACACCGCCTCGTGCTGGATGCGCGTGCAGCAGCAGAACACCAGCGGCAGCATGATCCTCCCGCGCGTGGGCTGGGAGATGGAGGTGGGATTCCTGGACGGAGACCCGGACCGCCCCGTCGTCCTGCAGAAGCTCTACAACCAGGAGACGATGCCGCCGTACGCCCTCCCGGACGAGCGGACGCAGTCCACGCTCCAGTCGGCCACCTCCCCCGGCGGCGGGAGCACGAACGAGGTGCGCATCCAGGACGGCAACGGGGGCATGGAGTTCTTCATCCACTCCTCCAAGGACTTCAAGCTCGTCACCGGGCACGACCTCTCCGAGGACATCGTCAACAACGCGCAGGAGGAGGTGGGCGACCAGTCCACCTCGCTGGTGGGCGGCGACGAGTCGGTGGACATCGGCGCCAACCAGGGGCTCAGCGTGACGAGCAACGCGGTGCTGGAGACGACGGGCTCCAAGGTGGTCCAGGTCGGCGCGGTGGACGACTGGGGCGTCACCGGCAACTTCTCCCAGACGGTGGACGGCAAGCGCAGCGACACCATCGGCGGACCGATGAACGTCCTGGCCAACCACGTGCTGGAGACCTTCAACGCGGACTGCTCGCGCACCGTGGGAGCGGCGCTCTCCATCAACGCGGCGACGGCCATCGTCGAGACGGTGGGAGGCGCGAAGACGGAGTCGGTGGGCGGCGCCAAGGTGGAGGTGCTCAAGGGCGCCAAGTCGGAGGACGTCGGCGCGGCGAAGGTGCTCACCACGGGCCTGGCGGACTTCAAGACGGGCGAGGACATCATCCTGGAGGCCGTGGGCGCGGTGGCCGTCACCTCCGCGGGGCCCATCTCCGAGAAGGTGGGCAAGGACTTCGCGATGTCCGCCAAGACGGTGACCCTCACCGCTCCAGGCGGCGCGAAGCTCAAGGGCGGGGGCAAGGTGTTCGAGCTGTCGGGCTCGACGCTGACGGTGGACGCGGAGGGCCTCAAGGGCGGCGCCAAGGTGCAGCTCAAGGGGAAGATTCACTTCAAGAAGTAG